In Treponema sp. OMZ 798, the following proteins share a genomic window:
- a CDS encoding C69 family dipeptidase, translated as MNNVKSFSAHTDCTTVLVGKKAGIDGSILIARNEDFHLAISPKIFVLEKAVNETGRVYKSKNTGVEIPLPAKAFRYTSVPQAYPNDKENQGFYGEAGINEKNVALSSTESVYGNAKVLAYDPLVKNGIAEDAINDIVLPFINSAREGVSYLGKLIEKYGSAEGNGILFADLDEVWYMEIPCGHHWVAVRIPDDCYAVAPNQVSIEKIDFKKPDSYMWSKGIKEFVNEHNLNPDREGFNFRHIFGTSSEKDRVYNTPRAWFAQKYLNPEIEQSPVSNDIPFIQKANRLISVEDVEYILSSHYNETEFDPIGIGNSEFNKTRFRGISLSRTAESHILQLRPKAPKGLEGIKWLAFGTTAFVPYVPFFTNILDTPTAYKRMTRMVSTDNAYWLFKLIGHFVESHYSAFKDDNNAYLTEMQSYGRARVKEITDAAAKIPAKSLSEFLTEENRKTAEHVLKRTKEYLSDLMLESFKYSKLSFTMDKNL; from the coding sequence ATGAATAATGTAAAATCTTTTTCGGCACACACCGACTGTACAACAGTACTGGTAGGCAAAAAAGCCGGTATTGACGGCTCAATTCTTATTGCAAGAAATGAGGATTTTCACTTGGCAATAAGTCCAAAAATATTTGTTTTAGAAAAAGCGGTAAATGAAACTGGCCGAGTTTATAAATCTAAAAACACGGGAGTGGAAATTCCCCTTCCTGCAAAAGCCTTCCGCTACACATCCGTTCCTCAAGCCTATCCCAACGATAAGGAAAACCAAGGCTTTTATGGAGAAGCCGGTATTAACGAAAAAAATGTAGCCTTGAGCTCTACCGAAAGCGTCTACGGAAACGCCAAGGTTCTCGCCTATGACCCGCTTGTAAAAAACGGAATTGCAGAAGATGCCATAAACGACATTGTCCTTCCCTTTATAAATTCTGCACGGGAAGGAGTAAGCTACTTGGGAAAACTTATCGAAAAATACGGCTCTGCTGAGGGTAACGGTATTTTATTTGCCGACCTTGATGAGGTTTGGTACATGGAAATTCCATGCGGACATCATTGGGTTGCCGTAAGAATTCCTGACGACTGCTATGCAGTAGCCCCAAATCAAGTTTCAATAGAAAAAATCGATTTTAAAAAACCGGACAGCTATATGTGGTCAAAGGGCATCAAGGAGTTCGTAAACGAACATAATCTGAATCCCGATAGAGAAGGTTTTAACTTTAGACATATTTTCGGAACATCAAGCGAAAAAGACAGGGTCTACAACACACCGAGAGCTTGGTTCGCGCAAAAATACCTTAACCCCGAAATAGAACAATCTCCGGTCTCCAACGATATTCCTTTTATCCAAAAAGCAAACCGTCTTATCTCTGTTGAAGATGTAGAATACATATTAAGCTCTCATTATAATGAAACGGAATTCGACCCTATCGGCATAGGAAACAGTGAATTTAATAAAACACGTTTTAGGGGTATTTCGCTTTCACGGACAGCCGAATCTCATATCTTGCAGTTAAGACCTAAGGCTCCCAAAGGACTTGAAGGCATCAAATGGCTTGCATTCGGAACTACGGCCTTTGTTCCATATGTCCCATTTTTTACAAATATTTTGGATACGCCTACAGCCTATAAAAGAATGACCCGTATGGTTTCTACCGATAATGCTTACTGGCTTTTTAAACTAATCGGACATTTTGTTGAATCTCATTACTCTGCATTTAAAGATGATAATAATGCTTATCTTACTGAAATGCAAAGCTATGGAAGGGCACGTGTAAAAGAGATTACCGATGCAGCGGCTAAGATTCCTGCAAAATCTTTAAGCGAATTTTTAACCGAAGAAAACCGCAAAACTGCAGAGCATGTATTAAAAAGGACAAAGGAATATCTATCCGATTTGATGCTGGAATCTTTTAAGTATTCAAAACTTTCTTTTACAATGGATAAAAACCTTTAA
- a CDS encoding methyl-accepting chemotaxis protein: MMFKMYRSLLQCRNKMRENFKSKETRSIKFLLTLCLFLSVSLAVFSEEVKKGILDIRKTDFGSSPVLILNGEMGFYNNKLVFSKEDIEKTGVFIRCPMEWSKAVLSDGTRLSNLGYGTYTLKILLPQTSPKLTLKITSPVSSWALFIDGEEVMRAGSPSSSRENSKTGIKDIVYDIPQGLTEIYIALQVSNFAHARGGIYHPVSIGTKEAVENSVLSKRFVDIFVFAFGIAIILYHLALFIFHPHNKNLLYFIFFSLTVILRTAVMGYVFKYIFPSASWELITKLDYLTFASVGFFIFTYFRSLYKDDIQKIVYIIISAEALAYVLFILVTPAYIYGKFILIHQIILLGEVFYAIYFVIRILIKKRTGSVPIVAGIVILAASAVNDVLYSMMISNFGNLLSFGFSGFLFAQAFCLAWRNYLENKKADEARAMLLESDRQKGLLFDEIKNTSSELKQHEVILAENMDIAEDAMKKLSGYAESVRQEIGVQDGELRGTQTATDSLNLFLDNISEGIERQSSAAENTVLQIKELNNVINDLSDKFDTINRGFALLSDASKMGKDNLAKVTAIIANIYQSSEGLLEANQLITALAEQTNLLAMNAAIEAAHAGDAGKGFAVVADEIRKLAEGSASEADSTGKILSQINNSIRQSAEASGVLQKSFDDINQKVFDFQHILSNISGFISDVNSQTEKMNSIMNTLLEEFTNVQKEKHNIIQTRSDISGSFKRLLNATEEVNAEISEMLNSIKTLDSAISNTRKVESDTGASISKLSLLITENQN; the protein is encoded by the coding sequence ATGATGTTCAAAATGTACAGATCCCTGCTCCAATGCAGGAACAAAATGCGTGAAAATTTTAAAAGCAAAGAAACAAGATCTATTAAATTTTTGTTGACCCTTTGCCTTTTTTTATCGGTAAGTTTGGCGGTTTTTTCTGAAGAAGTAAAAAAAGGTATCTTAGACATAAGAAAGACAGATTTTGGTTCTTCTCCGGTTTTAATTTTAAACGGCGAAATGGGTTTTTACAATAATAAGCTTGTTTTTTCAAAAGAGGATATTGAAAAAACCGGAGTATTTATTCGATGCCCTATGGAATGGAGTAAGGCTGTTCTTTCAGACGGCACGAGGCTTTCAAATTTGGGATACGGAACCTATACCTTGAAAATTTTACTGCCTCAAACTTCTCCTAAGCTCACCTTAAAAATTACGTCGCCCGTTTCGTCCTGGGCCTTGTTTATTGACGGAGAGGAAGTTATGCGGGCGGGCAGTCCTTCTTCTTCAAGAGAAAATTCAAAAACCGGCATAAAGGATATTGTCTATGACATCCCTCAGGGCCTTACTGAAATTTATATTGCGCTTCAAGTTTCAAACTTTGCCCACGCCCGCGGAGGAATTTATCATCCGGTAAGTATCGGTACAAAAGAAGCTGTAGAGAATTCCGTTTTATCCAAACGCTTTGTGGATATATTTGTTTTTGCTTTCGGTATTGCAATAATCCTTTATCACTTGGCTCTTTTTATTTTTCATCCCCATAATAAAAATCTTTTGTATTTTATATTTTTTTCTTTGACGGTCATCTTACGGACTGCCGTAATGGGATATGTATTTAAATATATTTTTCCTTCCGCCTCGTGGGAACTCATTACAAAGTTGGATTATCTTACCTTTGCCTCTGTAGGTTTTTTTATATTTACATATTTTAGATCTTTATATAAAGATGATATACAAAAAATAGTCTATATAATAATATCGGCCGAGGCCCTTGCTTATGTGCTGTTTATTTTAGTAACTCCTGCCTATATTTATGGAAAATTTATTCTTATTCATCAGATAATCTTACTTGGTGAAGTCTTTTATGCGATCTACTTTGTAATCCGCATCTTGATAAAGAAAAGGACGGGAAGTGTTCCTATAGTTGCCGGTATTGTAATTTTGGCTGCCTCGGCAGTAAATGATGTTCTATACAGTATGATGATTTCAAATTTCGGAAATTTGTTGTCTTTCGGCTTTTCAGGATTTTTGTTTGCTCAAGCCTTTTGTCTTGCATGGAGAAATTACCTTGAAAATAAAAAGGCTGATGAAGCTAGAGCCATGCTTCTTGAATCGGATAGGCAAAAAGGTTTGTTGTTTGACGAAATAAAAAATACAAGCAGCGAGTTAAAGCAGCATGAAGTTATTTTGGCAGAGAACATGGACATAGCCGAAGATGCGATGAAAAAACTTTCCGGATATGCCGAGTCTGTAAGGCAGGAAATTGGTGTACAAGACGGAGAATTAAGAGGAACTCAAACAGCTACAGACAGCCTTAATTTATTTTTGGATAATATTTCGGAAGGAATCGAACGCCAATCAAGTGCTGCAGAAAATACTGTTTTACAAATAAAAGAGCTTAATAATGTTATTAATGATTTATCGGATAAATTTGACACAATAAACAGAGGCTTTGCCTTACTATCGGATGCCAGTAAAATGGGTAAAGATAATTTGGCAAAAGTAACTGCAATTATCGCCAATATTTACCAAAGCTCTGAAGGTCTTCTTGAAGCTAACCAGCTGATTACCGCCCTAGCGGAACAAACAAACCTTTTGGCAATGAATGCGGCGATAGAGGCTGCCCATGCAGGTGATGCCGGTAAGGGGTTTGCTGTTGTTGCCGATGAGATAAGAAAGCTTGCAGAAGGTTCCGCATCCGAGGCCGACTCTACAGGGAAGATATTAAGTCAAATAAATAACAGTATCCGCCAGTCGGCCGAGGCTTCAGGCGTACTTCAAAAAAGTTTTGACGATATAAATCAAAAAGTTTTTGATTTTCAGCATATTTTGTCCAATATTTCGGGCTTTATTTCAGACGTAAACTCTCAAACCGAAAAAATGAATTCGATTATGAATACTCTTTTGGAAGAATTTACCAACGTGCAAAAAGAAAAACACAATATCATCCAAACCCGTTCGGATATTTCAGGCAGCTTTAAGCGCCTTCTAAATGCAACTGAGGAAGTTAATGCGGAAATTTCAGAGATGTTGAACAGCATAAAAACTCTCGATTCGGCTATAAGCAATACCCGAAAGGTGGAATCCGACACAGGAGCTTCGATTTCGAAGTTGAGTCTTCTTATTACGGAAAATCAAAACTAA
- the dnaX gene encoding DNA polymerase III subunit gamma/tau yields the protein MEYQVTATRRRPQRFEDLLGQEFVAATLQKSIEAGKIAHAYLFSGPRGCGKTSSARILAKVLNCAEGPRPTPCGHCTSCEEITAGSCLDVIEIDGASNTSVNDVRQIKDEILFPPNSNRYKIYIIDEVHMLSTSAFNALLKTIEEPPPYVVFIFATTEIHKVPATIKSRCQQFNFKLVSIEILKKALGEAAAEMGIAADDEALYWIAREATGSVRDAYTLFDQVAAFSDGHITFEKIHEKLGLTGVDSINKLVSACVAKNSREALSILDGILQGGISVEQVVSDCADYFRSLLLVKHGITKEALIGQRADRFPQDILQGWEAVQIERALSIMLQLFKDLRFSIDQRYELELAVSRLSWLSDYVSPAGLKAAFDAAQSLISGRQVNAEPVRPMPRFEEAQPKEAPQSFNHAGSLTEQFKAVLKRDNKLDGFSEKKNEEKQPVSNNAPLSFEKKDEEKETVLQTARIVENNFNTVEDLKEPLIEALLEKSGILSSAVGQSKDWLLKEDSLTLFARSSFDYTLIQKQKDTVIDSIFEITGKRFKLIIKEYIPPQPENKVEETVKEPEKIRTITDVFMGKVVECKNLVSETEEGDENDVQNVQIPAPMQEQNA from the coding sequence ATGGAATATCAAGTAACAGCGACACGGAGAAGGCCCCAGCGTTTTGAAGATTTGCTGGGCCAAGAATTTGTTGCCGCAACATTGCAAAAATCGATTGAGGCCGGCAAGATAGCCCATGCCTATCTTTTTTCCGGTCCCAGAGGCTGCGGAAAGACAAGCTCGGCTAGAATTTTAGCCAAGGTGCTTAACTGTGCCGAAGGGCCGAGGCCCACTCCTTGCGGTCATTGTACCTCTTGCGAAGAAATTACGGCCGGCTCATGTTTGGATGTAATAGAAATTGACGGCGCTTCAAATACGAGTGTAAATGATGTAAGACAGATAAAGGACGAAATTTTATTTCCTCCGAATTCTAACAGGTATAAAATTTATATAATTGACGAAGTGCACATGCTCTCGACAAGTGCTTTTAATGCCTTATTAAAAACAATAGAAGAGCCGCCGCCCTATGTTGTGTTTATTTTTGCCACTACCGAAATTCATAAGGTTCCGGCTACGATTAAAAGCCGCTGCCAACAGTTTAATTTTAAGCTTGTTTCGATAGAGATCTTAAAGAAGGCCTTGGGAGAAGCAGCCGCAGAGATGGGCATAGCCGCAGATGATGAGGCCCTTTATTGGATTGCTCGTGAAGCAACCGGAAGCGTGCGGGATGCTTACACCCTTTTTGATCAGGTAGCAGCCTTTTCGGACGGGCATATCACCTTTGAAAAGATACACGAAAAACTCGGCCTTACAGGTGTCGATTCAATAAATAAACTTGTGTCGGCCTGTGTTGCAAAGAACAGCCGGGAAGCCCTTTCTATCTTGGATGGAATCTTGCAGGGAGGAATCTCGGTTGAGCAGGTAGTTTCGGATTGTGCGGATTATTTTAGAAGTCTTTTATTGGTAAAGCACGGCATTACAAAGGAAGCCCTTATAGGACAGAGAGCCGACCGCTTTCCGCAGGATATCTTACAGGGCTGGGAGGCTGTACAAATAGAAAGAGCTTTAAGCATAATGCTCCAACTTTTTAAGGATCTCAGGTTTTCTATCGATCAAAGATATGAATTGGAGCTTGCCGTTTCGCGTCTTTCGTGGCTGAGCGATTATGTATCGCCTGCCGGTTTAAAAGCCGCCTTTGATGCAGCCCAAAGCCTTATTTCAGGACGGCAGGTAAATGCCGAACCTGTAAGACCTATGCCCCGCTTTGAAGAAGCTCAGCCAAAGGAAGCTCCCCAATCTTTTAACCATGCGGGCAGTTTGACCGAACAATTTAAGGCCGTCTTAAAACGCGACAATAAATTGGACGGGTTTTCGGAAAAAAAAAATGAAGAGAAACAGCCGGTTTCAAATAATGCGCCTTTGTCTTTTGAAAAAAAAGATGAGGAAAAAGAAACCGTACTTCAGACTGCCCGCATAGTAGAAAATAATTTTAATACTGTAGAGGATTTAAAAGAACCGTTAATCGAGGCTCTTTTAGAAAAGAGCGGGATCTTGTCTTCTGCCGTAGGTCAAAGTAAGGATTGGCTTTTAAAGGAAGACAGCCTTACGCTGTTTGCTCGCAGCTCTTTTGACTATACGCTGATTCAAAAACAAAAGGATACGGTTATAGACTCTATTTTTGAAATTACAGGAAAGAGATTTAAATTAATTATAAAGGAGTATATTCCGCCTCAACCTGAAAATAAAGTTGAAGAGACGGTTAAAGAGCCTGAAAAAATCCGAACCATAACTGATGTTTTTATGGGAAAAGTAGTTGAGTGTAAAAATTTGGTATCGGAAACTGAAGAAGGAGATGAAAATGATGTTCAAAATGTACAGATCCCTGCTCCAATGCAGGAACAAAATGCGTGA
- a CDS encoding diguanylate cyclase, translated as MKILNNRYRIIKELPIELKNNTGFVVQDLDSDKGEQLELRLVYAADLDEDFMHFIREKFILIKQLKETVHLKNYDFTRLISIDNKIIDENIYLYTIEYIEKKEPLSDFLIDAATKDIFELFAAILKELNYLITYGIVYNNFDLNNIYVIKDNDRFSIKAKNLITEKNQYSHQISFLSNEEIHTFTYSHDILKTIILSLLLKKNVIKNHEKYFQELQQTKTNQISNENEKYLYTCFFKIYNEIHTRKLKKEPYPFYEIISDINYNINTDYNISTPMSVVKKQQFPINREKEKKEIFSVFKQTKTSKPENKNILITGAFGIGKTYFLSELYFLLLLKKMDVYYIPSLSDMDDIKFILYLMKSLFLKNSLIQKNYEKKLNSIFEALKSEIEINEDIIRISALKYKLINLIVGLIVENSSSQPIVFIIDDIHLISEFITKTILYLIIENSDKKNIILIQSANESLINNNQNSKKLIKVLSNQAAIKKINLQNLSEPETESLIRNTINIRNIPEVLLKKIYLNTGGNPLFINEALKELTVSGELKKDKSMELCQLSDSLSTASIPIPISTNIQQAVRKQIKNLNEDELNFLKDLCIFKSSFKAEALPKILNVTSAAVKKYIPKLLEQNIIKKITKQYADEYAIINKILQKMMYNELDCAYRVEAHKKIMQRIKTIKSVSIHEFIWHAEKSELFAEAVNYCIKYKNKIKKQCTHIAYIEIFEKIYLFVPKADNSRKLDILLILAESYLENDDTAGCGKKIAMAEEIINGFNSNKIAAAQVHIIKTIQEIQSKAKYEKIAKSLAIAEKFTAEANNTYTQLLFDKAKVEFLQYSKKYTEAVNEAKKIILKCGNSKEFKSLKTKVLLNLGTNLFYSGDYKEAEKTYLETLKNAKKIGNTNIEDTAYNNLAIIQEQAYKDFDASIVYYTKILKNNNVSGNTVAETLALLNLSIAYLHFYDYEKAYDICNQSIKKMMQNFDTDIIFFAQTVIYEIYLSLCMYDKAAETESEIFKMLKDKSISKDPLHISTFKQTKSSFYYAMGHFETDTEILKEDIEGQKNITDLLEVFSLLCITLNKIAQGKINSVEKLEEDILAIISNQVFLENIYFLFYELVYRIRKIIIFRSDIDFKKIVKIILGINCYSNQPLIKAPLLFLEAYIEPENAEKKLIEAASLLENKYISDLSIDINIKLALIHLNKNNINMAMIYFVEAQKLINIFIKKIPLKFKASYFNSHHYELPSLIIDDYINKKIKPEYKKINGLLSYEQIKKLLSKNTVEKLKNNPAFILNIISQTKTSGRFKNKSIDDIIEKFSDDFLKNINDLLNFTALNLLANSADVFITTTDNKIESLFNFGQNKTIEKIARLIESSTYNTINIKTDREISSHLVIPINSCNTQTGNTTTGYLVFVSNKEINNFSNFGIRFCLSIENIFSFLIESYKAQQEAATDKLTSALTKKYTETVLNDILRVSKISNNPFSILMYDLDKFKKINDTFGHQLGDTVLKTTAKTALSVLKKEQILGRVGGEEFVILLPNTEKKQALVIAEKIRKQVEALRFEDPALKVTISMGIAVFPMHGTAEKDLLSKADQALYAAKNWGRNQTVVWEEDLEPIKKKADRLAGILTGNTINDTKNILSFIDTASLIRHSISKTKRLEICLEKIIDSTGADSGIFICPVKEKQSKRIFKYRPVSKPEFPVNRDFIIEVMSEKKELCKIDWENISGKNAITGVPNWNSTILVPVILKEEIKAIIYLVVEIRKRKFGTEEVNLTSLFAGLIAPFF; from the coding sequence ATGAAAATATTAAATAACAGATATAGAATTATTAAAGAGCTCCCGATAGAATTAAAAAATAATACAGGTTTTGTTGTTCAAGATTTAGACTCCGACAAAGGAGAACAACTTGAATTAAGACTGGTATATGCTGCAGACTTAGATGAAGATTTTATGCATTTTATAAGAGAAAAATTTATTCTGATAAAGCAATTAAAAGAAACGGTCCACCTAAAAAATTATGACTTTACACGTTTAATAAGTATAGACAATAAAATAATAGATGAGAACATTTACTTATATACAATAGAATATATAGAAAAGAAAGAGCCCTTATCAGATTTTTTAATTGATGCTGCAACAAAGGATATTTTTGAATTATTTGCAGCAATACTGAAAGAGTTAAACTATTTAATAACATACGGAATAGTATATAACAACTTTGATCTAAACAATATATATGTGATAAAAGATAATGACCGATTTTCTATAAAAGCAAAGAACCTTATTACCGAAAAAAATCAATATTCACACCAAATAAGCTTTTTATCAAATGAAGAAATTCACACATTTACTTATAGCCATGATATTTTAAAAACAATCATTTTATCCTTGCTTTTAAAAAAGAATGTAATAAAAAATCATGAAAAATATTTTCAAGAACTTCAACAGACCAAAACTAATCAAATAAGTAATGAAAACGAAAAATATCTTTACACGTGTTTTTTTAAAATATATAACGAAATTCACACACGAAAACTTAAAAAAGAACCTTATCCGTTTTATGAAATAATATCGGATATTAATTACAACATAAATACCGACTACAATATTTCGACTCCAATGAGTGTTGTAAAAAAACAGCAATTTCCTATAAATAGAGAAAAAGAAAAAAAAGAGATTTTTTCCGTATTTAAACAAACAAAAACATCGAAACCTGAAAATAAAAACATTTTGATTACCGGTGCTTTTGGCATAGGAAAGACCTACTTCCTATCCGAGCTGTATTTTTTACTACTACTAAAAAAAATGGATGTTTATTATATTCCAAGCCTGAGTGACATGGACGATATCAAATTTATTTTGTATCTCATGAAAAGTTTATTTTTAAAAAATTCTTTAATCCAAAAAAATTATGAAAAAAAACTAAACAGCATCTTTGAGGCTTTAAAATCAGAAATAGAAATCAATGAAGATATAATAAGAATAAGCGCACTTAAATATAAGCTTATAAACTTAATAGTAGGTTTAATAGTAGAAAATTCATCATCACAGCCCATAGTTTTTATAATCGACGATATACATTTGATAAGCGAATTTATAACAAAAACAATATTATACCTAATAATAGAAAATTCGGATAAAAAGAATATAATACTGATACAATCCGCTAATGAAAGTCTAATTAATAATAATCAAAATTCAAAAAAACTTATTAAAGTTTTATCAAATCAAGCCGCAATAAAAAAAATAAATCTTCAAAACTTATCTGAACCGGAAACAGAAAGTTTAATAAGAAATACAATAAATATAAGAAACATTCCGGAGGTACTATTAAAAAAGATATATTTGAATACAGGTGGGAACCCCTTATTTATTAATGAAGCTCTAAAAGAGCTTACTGTTTCAGGTGAGCTAAAAAAAGACAAATCGATGGAGCTATGTCAACTTTCAGACAGTTTGTCCACTGCTTCTATCCCGATACCGATATCTACAAATATACAGCAGGCTGTAAGAAAGCAGATAAAAAACCTTAATGAGGATGAATTAAATTTTTTAAAAGACTTATGTATATTTAAATCCAGTTTTAAAGCTGAAGCTTTACCAAAAATACTTAATGTAACATCCGCAGCCGTTAAAAAATATATACCAAAACTTTTAGAGCAAAACATCATAAAAAAAATCACAAAGCAGTACGCAGATGAATACGCAATCATAAATAAAATCTTGCAAAAAATGATGTACAATGAACTTGATTGCGCTTATAGAGTAGAAGCACATAAAAAAATTATGCAAAGGATAAAAACAATAAAATCTGTAAGTATTCATGAGTTTATCTGGCATGCCGAAAAATCGGAACTATTTGCAGAAGCGGTTAATTATTGTATAAAATATAAAAATAAAATAAAAAAACAATGTACTCATATAGCTTATATCGAGATATTTGAAAAAATATATTTGTTTGTCCCAAAAGCCGACAACAGCAGAAAACTTGATATACTTCTTATTCTTGCAGAATCATATTTAGAAAATGATGATACGGCAGGATGTGGTAAAAAAATAGCAATGGCCGAAGAAATAATAAACGGCTTCAATTCAAATAAAATAGCTGCAGCACAAGTTCATATAATAAAAACAATTCAAGAAATTCAGTCTAAAGCAAAATATGAAAAAATAGCTAAATCTTTAGCTATAGCCGAAAAATTTACGGCCGAAGCAAATAATACTTATACTCAATTATTGTTTGATAAAGCAAAGGTAGAATTTTTACAATACAGCAAAAAATATACTGAAGCCGTCAATGAAGCAAAAAAAATTATATTAAAATGCGGTAATTCAAAAGAATTTAAATCACTCAAAACAAAAGTGCTGTTGAATCTGGGTACAAACCTTTTTTATTCAGGCGACTATAAAGAAGCGGAAAAAACCTATTTGGAAACTCTTAAAAATGCAAAAAAAATAGGCAATACAAATATTGAAGATACAGCCTATAATAACTTAGCTATTATCCAAGAACAGGCATATAAAGACTTTGATGCCTCAATAGTATATTATACAAAAATTTTAAAAAACAATAACGTATCGGGTAACACGGTTGCGGAAACACTCGCATTACTTAATCTAAGCATTGCCTATTTACACTTTTATGATTATGAAAAGGCCTATGATATTTGCAATCAGTCCATAAAAAAAATGATGCAAAACTTTGATACCGACATAATATTTTTTGCTCAAACCGTTATTTATGAAATTTACCTGTCACTATGCATGTATGACAAAGCTGCTGAAACCGAATCGGAAATATTTAAAATGCTTAAAGATAAAAGCATATCCAAAGATCCGCTACATATAAGCACCTTCAAACAAACAAAAAGCAGTTTTTACTACGCAATGGGGCATTTTGAAACTGACACCGAAATTTTAAAGGAAGATATCGAAGGACAAAAAAATATTACAGACCTTTTAGAAGTTTTTTCATTATTGTGCATTACTTTAAATAAAATTGCACAAGGTAAAATAAACTCAGTTGAAAAACTGGAAGAAGATATCTTAGCAATAATCTCAAATCAAGTCTTTTTAGAGAATATATATTTTTTATTCTATGAGCTAGTCTACCGTATAAGAAAAATTATCATATTCCGCTCTGATATTGATTTTAAAAAAATAGTTAAAATTATACTTGGAATAAATTGCTACAGCAATCAGCCTTTAATAAAGGCTCCTCTCTTATTTTTAGAAGCATATATTGAACCTGAAAATGCGGAAAAAAAACTGATAGAAGCCGCCTCTCTGCTTGAAAATAAATACATCTCGGATTTAAGTATAGATATAAATATTAAACTGGCTCTAATCCATTTAAATAAGAATAATATTAACATGGCAATGATTTATTTTGTTGAAGCTCAAAAGTTAATTAATATTTTTATAAAAAAAATACCTTTAAAATTCAAAGCAAGTTATTTTAATTCTCATCACTACGAATTGCCATCGTTGATAATAGATGATTATATCAACAAAAAAATAAAACCTGAATATAAAAAAATTAACGGACTACTATCCTATGAACAGATAAAAAAACTCTTATCCAAAAATACTGTTGAAAAATTAAAAAATAATCCGGCCTTTATTTTGAATATTATATCTCAAACAAAAACATCCGGTAGATTTAAAAATAAATCGATTGATGATATAATAGAAAAATTCTCAGATGATTTTCTAAAAAATATAAATGATCTTTTAAATTTTACGGCTTTAAATCTGCTTGCGAATTCGGCTGATGTATTTATCACAACAACCGATAATAAAATCGAGTCTTTATTTAATTTCGGCCAAAATAAAACTATAGAAAAAATTGCAAGATTAATAGAATCATCTACATACAATACGATAAATATTAAGACAGACAGAGAAATTTCATCACACCTTGTTATTCCGATAAATTCCTGCAATACGCAAACAGGAAACACCACAACCGGCTATTTGGTTTTTGTATCAAATAAAGAAATAAATAACTTCAGTAATTTTGGAATACGCTTCTGCCTAAGTATCGAAAATATATTCTCATTTTTAATAGAAAGCTATAAGGCACAACAGGAAGCAGCTACAGATAAACTGACCTCGGCACTGACAAAAAAATACACTGAAACCGTACTAAATGACATTTTAAGAGTTTCCAAAATAAGTAACAACCCTTTTAGTATACTCATGTACGATCTGGATAAATTTAAAAAAATAAACGACACCTTCGGTCATCAGCTGGGTGATACTGTTTTAAAAACGACCGCTAAAACTGCATTGAGTGTATTAAAAAAAGAACAAATACTCGGCCGAGTCGGAGGAGAAGAGTTTGTTATTTTGCTCCCTAATACCGAAAAAAAACAAGCTTTAGTAATAGCAGAAAAAATCAGAAAACAGGTAGAAGCATTACGTTTTGAAGATCCAGCGCTTAAAGTAACGATCAGTATGGGTATAGCCGTATTCCCCATGCACGGAACAGCGGAAAAAGATCTATTGTCAAAAGCAGATCAAGCCCTATATGCTGCAAAAAATTGGGGAAGAAACCAAACAGTTGTATGGGAAGAAGATCTGGAGCCTATCAAAAAAAAAGCAGACAGGCTCGCCGGAATATTAACAGGAAACACCATAAACGATACAAAAAATATTCTAAGTTTTATCGATACTGCATCGCTCATACGGCATTCCATATCAAAAACAAAAAGACTTGAAATCTGCCTTGAAAAAATAATAGACAGTACAGGAGCCGATTCAGGAATCTTTATCTGCCCTGTCAAAGAAAAGCAATCCAAAAGAATCTTTAAATATAGACCTGTTTCAAAACCGGAATTTCCTGTAAATAGAGACTTCATAATCGAAGTAATGTCCGAAAAAAAAGAACTATGCAAAATAGACTGGGAAAATATTTCGGGAAAAAACGCTATAACGGGAGTACCCAACTGGAATTCTACCATTCTTGTGCCGGTAATCCTAAAGGAAGAAATAAAAGCTATAATCTATCTTGTAGTTGAAATCAGAAAAAGGAAATTCGGAACGGAAGAGGTAAACTTAACAAGCTTATTTGCAGGTCTAATAGCTCCATTCTTTTAA